The nucleotide window AATCAGGTTTTGTTTGGCTTTTCCCAATCCTTGACAGTGATCACGCCACCGCGCTCACGAACGACGACTTTTTGGCGCTCGCGCAAGTTTAGTTTGTTGACGATGGCCACCGGTATAGTAACGGCCAGGCTGCCTTGGCCGACCCTGGTGAGCTTCCTGATGCTGCTGTCTTCAGCTTTTCTTGTTGGCATGGTCTTATGCTAACAGAACTTAAGCAATGTATTACGTAATATTTTACGTAACCAGGGCAATAAATTGTATAAAATGAGTCTCGCCAATTTGTCAACTGGCCTGCGGAACTCACCCTCCAGTTGGCGGTTCAAACAGTCCTAAGCATAAAAGACTCTGACAAATAACTAAAACCCAAGCATTAACTGGCAACCAACTCTGGTAAAACCGGTGCTGAGCGAATTAGCGGATAATAACGAAACGAGGGCTGTTTGAGCGTAAAAAGTCCCGTCTACTGTTGTTTGATTATCAATCAAATAAGTTCAGTAATTGGATATCTGAAAAAGTAAGCATAACTATTATATAATATTTATTGACTAGTGTAAACTTAGGGTGTTTAATAAATTGTGAAATTAATTAGGAGGACTTGTATGCTGAGGAAACTATTAGTTGCTGTGGTTATGATGGTTGCCATGTTGGGATTGAATCCATCTAACGCCGCTCAGGCAACTCAACCGGAAAAAGTAAGAATTTGTCACCGTACGGCCTCAGTTGTTAACCCCTATAATTCAATAGAGGTCAGCCTGTCAGCTGTCGACGGAGAAGGCAACAATGATCATAGCCATCATACTGG belongs to Candidatus Saccharimonadales bacterium and includes:
- a CDS encoding AbrB/MazE/SpoVT family DNA-binding domain-containing protein; protein product: MPTRKAEDSSIRKLTRVGQGSLAVTIPVAIVNKLNLRERQKVVVRERGGVITVKDWEKPNKT